From the genome of Cryptococcus neoformans var. neoformans B-3501A chromosome 1, whole genome shotgun sequence, one region includes:
- a CDS encoding 60S ribosomal protein L27 (Match to ESTs gb|CF187619.1|CF187619, gb|CF192389.1|CF192389, gb|CF190814.1|CF190814; HMMPfam hit to Ribosomal_L27e, Ribosomal L27e protein family, score: 177.8, E(): 2.1e-50) — protein sequence MFSLVYKPGKVAVVLSGRQAGKKVVVIKQQDDGTKERPYPHAVVAGIERYPLKVTKNMGKKRIARRSKVKPFIKVVNYAHLLPTRYMLELESLKGSVSSETFKEPTQREESKKAIKKAFEERYHKGQNRWFFSKLRF from the exons ATGTTTTCACTAGTCTACAAGCCCGGAAAAGTCGCTGTCGTCCTCTCTGGTCGTCAAGCCGGCAAGAAGgtcgtcgtcatcaagCAGCAAGACGACGGGACCAAGGAGCGACCTTACCCCCACGCCGTTGTTGCTGGCATTGAGAG GTACCCCCTCAAGGTGACCAAGAACATGGGCAAGAAGCGAATCGCTCGTCGATCCAAGGTTAAGCCTTTCATCAAGGTCGTCAACTAcgcccacctcctccccaccCGATACATGCTCGAGCTCGAGTCTCTCAAGGGTTCCGTTTCCTCTGAGACCTTCAAGGAGCCTACCCAGAGGGAGGAATCCAAGAAGGCCATCAAGAAGGCTTTCGAGGAAAGGTACCATAAGGGACAGAACAGGTGGT TCTTCTCCAAGTTGCGATTCTAA
- a CDS encoding hypothetical protein (HMMPfam hit to LSM, LSM domain, score: 74.1, E(): 3.6e-19) gives MDAVVNSQIQEPLDLVKLALGERVLIKLRGDRIVTGVLHAYDAHMNVVISQAEESIHVVDVTEEGQPLPPRIERRTAEMLFVRGDGVILLSPAEQ, from the exons ATGGACGCCGTGGTCAATTCTCAAATTCAAGAGCCTCTAGACCTCGTCAAGCTTGCCCTCGGAGA GCGTGTTTTGATTAAGCTTAGAGGTGACAGAATAGTCACTGGTGTTCTTCAC GCTTATGACGCCCACATGAACGTTGTCATCTCTCAAGCAGAGGAATCCATCCATGTTGTCGACGTGACCGAAGAAGGACAGCCCTTACCACCTAGGATCGAGAGACGGACTGCCGAGATGTTGTTCGTTCGAGGAGACGGTGTGATTCTC CTTTCACCGGCAGAGCAATAA
- a CDS encoding hypothetical protein (HMMPfam hit to Pkinase, Protein kinase domain, score: 195.6, E(): 9.3e-56), with the protein MGNHRPLESKTEDIPARGMLNDEYWSTFTFNSDDYELGPIIGFGASSTVYSAVFTPPSPQPSTSPSVSSTSSNSTSTPHSTHISSPGTSRKPRLSITLPAPSTLPTAVTSRVLERGTSSQPQGNRPCAIKVSNSRPNVEQLFKEIRLLALCKHPNILRILATFTLPPDCQRIALVTPLISGGSLAGILDWRSRSATTPKSNHAFKFNIGHKRKEEDGRAGLEEEEIKAIIKQVLEGMKYLHEKGYLHRQRDLKAGNLLVDDDGTILLADLGVGGDMNLPPSPISEKSRRKGVEEIRFGSTAVDGLGPGKAASMTPVEEDWGRRKSFVGTPNWMAPEVILGRRYDSKADIWSLGMTILELAYGTVPGSKNKGKDVLTRIITDPPPTLDRMGKFSRQMKEFVDACLVKDPDGRPTSAQLLEHHWLKGAKKKNFLAQSLLDGVPQLAQRQELRRIPTVSSFVSRTSSWDFTTPSHPPSPIKSSLHIPSARSPSVISYKGDYFASHTHSRSSSFSVMPPSPRVSLRQWAERSASVEGDYIVGLGIRTGSERGKTRSSSVTPAHSARKTTSFDLQRPMSISSSSKIPDGASPMKRGRDLWVPRSEDSMAQDDERATAPMSPLMEVGKTEAHHAEILSLNLNESLTALEIRSDGLEAHRSPELLSEGADEPGSIPSAEVPKETSTEGKNDVVAATEDARLPETRADTPTTARHTEYASTGPSTVIPLSRTETILARVSSRAANPDHNEKRSWLSRRSSVKKAEKVLMATSVQEKDRCGLGNGAAPGHSHSHSIGRTGSWGAVFDKMTGKKGKR; encoded by the exons ATGGGAAATCACCGTCCTCTAGAGAGCAAAACAGAGGACATTCCAGCTCGAGGAATGCTGAACGACGAGTACTGGTCCACTTTCACCTTCAACTCGGACGATTATGAGTTGGGTCCGATCATTG GCTTTGGGGCTTCGTCAACTGTTTATTCAGCCGTGTTTACCCCGCCCAGTCCTCAGCCTTCAACGTCGCCGAGTGTATCTTCGACCAGTTCAAACTCAACTTCAACGCCTCATTCAACACACATTTCTTCCCCTGGAACTTCTCGGAAACCTCGTCTAAGCATAACTCTGCCAGCGCCTTCCACTTTACCCACGGCAGTGACATCACGAGTGCTTGAGCGAGGGACATCATCACAGCCTCAAGGAAATAGGCCGTGCGCTATCAAAGTATCGAATTCTCGCCCGAATGTGGAACAATTATTCAAAGAGATAAGGCTGCTAGCTCTCTGCAAGCATCCCAATATCCTTCG AATTTTAGCTACATTTACCCTACCTCCAGACTGCCAGCGCATCGCTCTTGTAACCCCTCTCATATCAGGAGGATCTCTAGCTGGTATCCTTGATTGGCGCTCTAGATCGGCAACAACCCCTAAAAGCAATCATGCCTTCAAGTTCAACATTGGGCAtaaaagaaaggaggaagatggacgTGCAGGActagaagaggaggaaataAAGGCGATCATAAAACAAGTGCTTGAAGGGATGAAGTATCTTCATGAGAAAGGATACTTACAT AGGCAGAGAGATCTCAAAGCCGGTAACCTCTTAGTAGACGACGATGGTACCATCCTATTGGCAGACCTGGGCGTGGGCGGGGACATgaaccttcctccttcgccaATATCAGAAAAGTCTCGGAGAAAGGGAGTTGAAGAGATCAGGTTTGGATCTACAGCGGTAGATGGATTAGGACCTGGGAAGGCAGCGTCGATGACGCcagtggaggaggattggGGTAGGAGAAAGAGCTTTGTAGGCACA CCCAATTGGATGGCGCCAGAAGTAAttctgggaagaagatatgaCAGCAAGGCGGATATATGGAGTTTAGGGATGACTATCCTCGAATTGGCTTATGGGACTGTCCCAGGATCGAAGAACAAGGGCAAAGATGTTTTGACAAGAATTATCACTGACCCTCCTCCGACCTTGGACAGGATGGGAAAGTTTAGCAGACAAATGAAGGAGTTTGTGGATGCCTGCCTCGTAAAAGATCCGGATGGAAG ACCGACTTCTGCACAGCTACTGGAACATCATTGGCTTAAAGGggccaagaaaaagaattTCCTAGCTCAATCCCTTCTTG ATGGTGTTCCTCAACTTGCGCAGCGGCAGGAGCTTC GTCGAATACCTACTGTGTCCTCTTTTGTCTCCCGCACATCATCGTGGGACTTTACTACTCcgtctcatcctccatctcctatAAAATCTTCGTTACATATCCCCTCGGCCCGCTCCCCGTCTGTCATCTCGTACAAAGGCGATTACTTTGCGTCTCATACGCATTCCCGCAGCTCCTCCTTTAGCGTAATGCCACCCTCCCCAAGAGTATCTTTGAGACAATGGGCTGAAAGATCTGCTTCCGTCGAGGGTGACTACATAGTCGGCCTTGGAATACGGACGGGTAGCGAAAGAGGTAAAACCAGGTCATCGTCTGTAACTCCTGCGCACAGCGCTCGGAAAACAACATCATTCGATCTTCAGCGCCCAATGTCGATATCATCGTCCTCAAAAATCCCTGACGGTGCATCACCAATGAAACGTGGTAGAGATCTATGGGTGCCGAGGTCGGAGGATAGCATGGCgcaagatgatgagagggcGACGGCACCTATGAGCCCTTTAATGGAAGTGGGCAAGACCGAGGCGCATCATGCGGAGATACTCTCTTTGAATTTGAATGAGAGTTTGACGGCCTTGGAGATTAGAAGCGATGGTCTTGAAGCACATAGATCCCCAGAACTACTGTCCGAGGGGGCGGATGAGCCGGGAAGTATCCCTTCTGCAGAAGTTCCTAAAGAAACCTCCACCGAGGGTAAGAATGACGTTGTTGCAGCGACAGAAGATGCGAGACTGCCAGAAACAAGGGCAGATACGCCAACCACCGCAAGGCATACTGAGTATGCGAGCACTGGTCCCTCCACTGTCATCCCTCTTTCTCGAACCGAAACCATTTTAGCCAGAGTGTCGTCGCGAGCAGCCAACCCTGATCACAACGAAAAACGTAGTTGGCTCAGTAGGCGGTCCAGCGTGAAAAAAGCCGAGAAAGTGCTTATGGCGACTTCTGTCCAAGAGAAAGATAGATGTGGCTTGGGCAATGGGGCGGCACCTGGGCATTCGCATTCGCATTCGATAGGAAGAACTGGATCATGGGGAGCAGTTTTCGATAAGATGACTGGGAAGAAAG GTAAACGATAG